A window of Streptomyces broussonetiae genomic DNA:
GGCCGTACCGGCGCCTTCTTCTCCTTCGAGGAGGCGGGCATCGCGCCCGACATCGTCACCGTCTCCAAGTCGATCAGCGGTTACGGGCTGCCCATGTCGCTGTGCCTGTTCAAGCCCGAGCTGGACGTGTGGGAGCCGGGCGAGCACAACGGCACCTTCCGCGGCAACAACCCCGCGTTCGTCACCGCCACCGCGGCGCTGGAGACGTACTGGACCGACGGCTCGGCGATGGAGAAGCAGACCCGCGCCCGGGGCGAGCAGGTCGAGCAGGCGCTGATCTCGATCACCGAGGAGAACCTCGCCGATGTGAAGGAGTACCGCGGGCGCGGACTGGTGTGGGGCCTGGAGTTCCACGCCAAGGACCGGGCGTCGCGGATCGCCCGGCGGGCCTTCGAACTCGGACTGCTCATCGAGACGTCCGGCCCTCAGGGCGAGGTGGTCAAGCTGCTGCCGGCCCTCACCATCACGCCGGACGAGCTGGACGAGGGGCTGCGCACCCTCGCCCGCGCCGTCCGCGAAACCGTCTGATCAGCAAGTCAGCAAGGAGGAAAGACAACACCGTGATCGTCCGATCGTTCAAGGACATCGAAGGCACCGACCGGCACGTCAAGGCGGAGTCCGGCACCTGGGAGAGCAAGCGGATCGTCCTCGCCAGGGAGCGGGTCGGCTTCTCCCTGCACGAGACCATCCTGTACGCCGGGACGGAGACGTCGATGTGGTACGCGAACCACGTCGAGGCCGTCGTCTGCACCAAGGGTGCGGCCGAACTCACCGACCACGAGACCGGCCGGGCGTACACCATCACGCCCGGCACCATGTACCTCCTCGACGGCCACGAGCGGCACACGCTGCGGGTCAAGGAGGACTTCCACTGCATCTGCGTGTTCAACCCGCCCGTGACCGGACGGGAGGACCACGACGAGAACGGCGTCTACCCGCTGCTCACCGAGCCCGAGGAGGTGTGACACACGATGACCACTGCGCCCACTGGCTTCGTCACCGACCTGTACCCCAGCCGCGGCACCACCGAGGTCGGCATCCCCCGGCAGGACCCGGTCGTCTGGGGCTCCCCGGACACGCCCGGCCCGATCCCGACCGGCGACCTGCAGTCGTACGAGCGTGACGGCTTCCTCGCGATCGACCAGCTGATCACGCCCGACGAGGTCGAGGTCTACCGGCAGGAACTGGAGCGGCTGATCGCCGACCCGGCGATCCGGGCCGACGAGCGCTCGATCGTCGAGCCGGCCTCAAAGGAGATCCGCTCGGTCTTCGAGGTGCACCGGATCAGCAAGGTGTTCGCGAACCTGGTGCGCGACGAGCGGGTGGTCGGCCGGGCGCGGCAGATCCTCGGCTCGGACGTCTACGTCCACCAGTCCCGGATCAACGTCAAGCCCGGTTTCGGCGCGAGCGGCTTCTACTGGCACTCGGACTTCGAGACCTGGCACGCCGAGGACGGCCTGCCGAACATGCGCACGGTGTCCGTCTCGATCGCACTGACCGAGAACCACGACACCAACGGCGGCCTGATGATCATGCCGGGCTCGCACCGGACGTTCCTGGCCTGCGCCGGCGCCACGCCCAAGGACAACTACAAGAAGTCGCTGCAGATGCAGGACGCGGGCACGCCCTCGGACGAGGCGCTGACCAAGATGGCGGGCGCGTACGGCATCAAGCTCTTCACGGGCAAGGCCGGTTCGGCGACCTGGTTCGACTGCAACTGCATGCACGGCTCCGGCGACAACATCACGCCGTTCCCGCGCAGCAACGTCTTCATCGTGTTCAACAGCGTGGAGAACGCGGCCGTCGAGCCGTTCGCGGCACCGGTCCGCAGGCCGGAGTTCATCGGGGCCCGGGACTTCACTCCGGTGAAGTAGCCCCTTGAGAACACCGGGCCGGGGCCTCCGCGTGTGGGACGGGGGGCTCCGGCCCGGCCTTGTCGTCAGTCGGCGAGCACGTCCAGCAGACGGTCGACCTCCGCGGGCGTGTTGTAGAGGTGGAAGGCCGCGCGGAGAAGGCCCGCGCGGTCGGAGACCTCGATGCCGGCGCGGCTCAGCTCCGGCTGCCGGCCGCCGAGTCCGGCAACGGAGAC
This region includes:
- the thpD gene encoding ectoine hydroxylase yields the protein MTTAPTGFVTDLYPSRGTTEVGIPRQDPVVWGSPDTPGPIPTGDLQSYERDGFLAIDQLITPDEVEVYRQELERLIADPAIRADERSIVEPASKEIRSVFEVHRISKVFANLVRDERVVGRARQILGSDVYVHQSRINVKPGFGASGFYWHSDFETWHAEDGLPNMRTVSVSIALTENHDTNGGLMIMPGSHRTFLACAGATPKDNYKKSLQMQDAGTPSDEALTKMAGAYGIKLFTGKAGSATWFDCNCMHGSGDNITPFPRSNVFIVFNSVENAAVEPFAAPVRRPEFIGARDFTPVK
- a CDS encoding ectoine synthase, producing MIVRSFKDIEGTDRHVKAESGTWESKRIVLARERVGFSLHETILYAGTETSMWYANHVEAVVCTKGAAELTDHETGRAYTITPGTMYLLDGHERHTLRVKEDFHCICVFNPPVTGREDHDENGVYPLLTEPEEV